In the Sulfitobacter pacificus genome, one interval contains:
- a CDS encoding SDR family oxidoreductase — translation MSFWSEEKADMRRALVTGAGHRLGAAMAFYLAERGFDVAVHYASSSAGADQVVEEITALGRNAVALQADLLEDEAATDLFEQAAAALGGPLTCLVNNASIFEYDTVASATRDSWDRHMGSNLRAPFVLTQMMAAQGLPAEADATGEPQASGLIINMVDQRVRKLTPEFMTYTLAKMGLWAMTQTTARALAPAIRVNAIGPGPTLKGARQSDTHFNNQRTNTVLERGANPADITAALGYFLDAPAVTGQLLCVDGGQHLGWETPDIVGVE, via the coding sequence TCTGAGGAGAAAGCTGATATGCGGCGGGCACTTGTTACAGGAGCGGGGCACCGCCTTGGCGCAGCGATGGCCTTCTATCTGGCGGAACGCGGTTTTGATGTGGCTGTGCATTATGCCAGCAGCAGCGCCGGTGCAGATCAGGTTGTAGAAGAGATCACAGCACTGGGCCGCAACGCAGTGGCCTTGCAGGCTGACCTTCTGGAAGATGAGGCTGCAACCGATCTGTTTGAACAGGCTGCTGCGGCACTGGGCGGTCCGCTCACCTGTCTGGTGAATAATGCGTCGATCTTTGAATATGATACCGTTGCAAGCGCCACCCGCGACAGTTGGGACCGGCATATGGGCAGCAATCTGCGTGCGCCATTTGTACTGACGCAGATGATGGCGGCCCAAGGGCTGCCGGCAGAAGCTGATGCCACAGGAGAGCCTCAGGCCAGCGGGTTGATCATCAATATGGTGGATCAACGGGTGCGCAAGCTGACGCCGGAATTCATGACCTATACTTTGGCGAAGATGGGGCTATGGGCGATGACCCAGACCACCGCCCGTGCCCTTGCGCCCGCGATCCGGGTAAATGCCATTGGACCGGGGCCTACCCTGAAGGGCGCACGTCAATCGGACACGCATTTCAACAATCAACGGACCAATACAGTGCTGGAACGCGGGGCCAACCCGGCTGATATCACTGCTGCACTGGGCTATTTTCTGGATGCGCCTGCGGTGACGGGGCAGCTACTCTGCGTTGATGGCGGGCAGCATCTTGGCTGGGAAACACCGGATATTGTGGGGGTAGAATAG